Proteins encoded together in one Leptospira bourretii window:
- the hemW gene encoding radical SAM family heme chaperone HemW yields the protein MKIADKQSIWQVRNSYLGVYVHFPYCFKKCDYCDFYSEGIGAAPANDEQSLFQSYQKEILDRISHFPEIKKRTIDTVFFGGGTPSKASPEHWKNLLDFLRSEFSFSENPEISIEVNPEDLSSELLANYHSIGINRVNVGVQTLEKKGLEFLGRHYDEDRYHSLVDVLSKSPIKRVGIDLMYGIPGVAKESFLSDLDLFLKAGLPHLSLYSLTLEKGTQYSRDVTDHKKSEPEENLQSEILTQLPNILKEQGYLWYEVSNYAKPGFESLHNLKYWTYEPYLGIGPGAHGMIAGHRYGNPRNATLYQRKETSTKYEKIDPSTELSLTLFRLFSPFRYLDFIETYLDTKSKSKYLRTIEGWEKKGLCSIENEIFQWKPQALLLLDDLILEISL from the coding sequence ATGAAAATAGCAGACAAACAATCTATCTGGCAAGTCCGAAATTCCTATTTGGGAGTCTATGTCCACTTCCCCTACTGTTTTAAAAAATGCGATTATTGTGATTTTTATTCAGAGGGGATTGGAGCCGCACCAGCTAACGATGAACAGTCTCTTTTCCAATCATACCAAAAAGAAATTTTAGATAGGATCTCACATTTTCCTGAAATTAAAAAACGCACCATCGATACTGTATTTTTTGGTGGAGGAACTCCCTCGAAAGCATCACCTGAACATTGGAAAAACCTTTTAGATTTTTTACGTTCCGAGTTTTCTTTTTCGGAAAACCCAGAGATTTCCATCGAAGTAAACCCAGAAGATTTAAGTTCAGAACTCCTTGCGAATTACCATTCCATCGGGATCAACCGAGTGAATGTCGGTGTCCAAACCTTAGAAAAAAAGGGACTCGAATTCCTCGGTCGTCATTATGATGAAGATCGTTACCATTCTCTTGTGGATGTGCTTTCCAAATCTCCCATCAAACGAGTGGGAATCGATTTGATGTATGGAATTCCCGGTGTCGCAAAAGAATCTTTTTTATCAGATTTAGATCTATTTTTAAAAGCGGGCCTTCCCCATTTGAGTTTGTATTCCTTAACTTTAGAAAAAGGAACCCAGTATTCTCGTGATGTGACAGACCATAAAAAGTCGGAACCTGAAGAAAACCTCCAATCAGAAATCCTCACACAGTTACCCAACATTTTAAAAGAACAGGGATACCTTTGGTATGAGGTCTCCAATTATGCCAAACCAGGATTTGAATCCTTACACAATTTGAAGTATTGGACTTATGAACCCTATTTGGGGATTGGTCCGGGAGCGCATGGGATGATTGCAGGGCATAGGTATGGCAATCCAAGAAATGCTACTCTCTATCAGAGAAAAGAAACATCCACTAAGTATGAAAAAATCGATCCTTCTACAGAACTGAGTCTTACCTTATTTCGGCTCTTTTCTCCTTTTCGGTATTTGGATTTTATAGAAACGTATTTGGATACAAAATCAAAATCCAAATACTTAAGAACCATTGAAGGTTGGGAAAAAAAAGGTTTATGTTCGATTGAAAATGAAATCTTTCAATGGAAACCACAGGCATTACTCTTGTTAGATGATCTGATATTAGAAATTTCACTCTAA
- a CDS encoding bifunctional nuclease family protein, translating into MEFYEVKISDISLTNVGFAVFLRPKDSEDKRVVPIFIGPLETHSITTVIDGTKPPRPMTHDLMLYMLTSLGATVLKITIEEIIDSTFYAKIQLRKDEEIITLDARPSDSIALALRANAPIYIAKSVLDETGIIMKEDEIQGDSISSEKKIQALPKSNLQILEETLENALKTEDYETAAKIRDQIKKLIENS; encoded by the coding sequence ATGGAGTTTTATGAAGTAAAAATCTCTGATATCAGCCTGACCAATGTGGGTTTTGCTGTATTCCTGCGTCCGAAAGATTCGGAAGACAAACGTGTGGTTCCCATTTTCATCGGACCACTGGAAACTCATTCCATCACCACAGTCATTGATGGAACAAAACCCCCAAGACCAATGACACATGACCTTATGTTGTACATGTTGACTTCTCTTGGTGCCACAGTTCTCAAAATCACCATCGAAGAAATCATCGATAGTACGTTTTATGCCAAAATCCAACTCCGTAAAGACGAAGAGATCATCACATTGGATGCAAGGCCTTCTGATTCGATTGCCCTTGCCTTAAGGGCCAACGCTCCCATCTATATCGCTAAATCTGTGTTAGACGAAACTGGGATTATTATGAAAGAAGATGAAATCCAAGGGGATAGTATTTCTTCTGAGAAAAAAATCCAAGCTCTGCCAAAATCAAATCTTCAAATTCTAGAAGAAACTTTGGAGAACGCTTTAAAAACAGAAGATTACGAAACAGCAGCAAAGATCAGAGACCAAATCAAAAAGCTCATCGAAAATAGTTGA
- a CDS encoding phasin-related domain-containing protein: MEKLVMDVVNAGIALFRSGEEKLKTAVVDLEKVYNDLKSKGELDKSAESQKIRDLLSKTIADAQGAIGKTNASYDEVLAKLQANYQSIYQQIDTAIPPQVKEKLKQTLDELKVLIEKAKSK; the protein is encoded by the coding sequence ATGGAAAAATTGGTTATGGATGTTGTCAATGCTGGGATTGCTCTCTTTCGTTCTGGAGAAGAAAAGTTAAAAACAGCAGTTGTTGATTTAGAAAAAGTTTATAATGATCTAAAGTCGAAAGGGGAATTGGATAAATCCGCTGAGTCCCAAAAGATTCGTGACCTTTTAAGCAAAACGATTGCTGATGCACAAGGTGCCATCGGAAAAACAAATGCTAGTTATGACGAAGTTCTTGCAAAACTTCAGGCAAATTACCAATCAATTTATCAACAAATTGATACGGCAATCCCTCCTCAAGTGAAAGAAAAGTTAAAACAAACGTTAGATGAATTAAAAGTCCTAATCGAAAAAGCAAAATCGAAATAA
- a CDS encoding MFS transporter, whose product MSTSPKRIKFILFLIVFTDMMGFSLLFPLFPKTLEFFLLKGDDALFRMFYSAANHLSFGGDTKYTFVLFGGILGSIYSFLQFIAAPVWGRFSDHSGRRAILLFTTLGNTIGYILWLFSSQFWMFVLSRVITGMMGGNLSVASAAMADQTDEKSRAAGMGFLGAGIGLGFVMGPLLGGISSQWNFLDSFYKEGSMVVFPASALFAILVSLLTVILVFVFLPHNKPEVVPEKEIHPFLSLKKIESRNLVRISLLNLLFVLSFSGFEFVVNFFLSDTFQFSPKEIGFTFLYIGIIIILVQGGVVRRLSGKISEKRISLYGAVLVVIGMGLLVSFGTNFPGLFVSLFFLAFGSALVNPGLSSFASLESGKGDLGRSLGLFRSFGSLGRAVSPVAFSLLYFQKGPNLAFFVSFVLLVGFGFLLFTQKEKTT is encoded by the coding sequence ATGAGTACGTCCCCAAAACGAATCAAATTCATTCTTTTCCTGATTGTTTTTACGGACATGATGGGTTTTTCCCTCTTGTTTCCTTTGTTCCCCAAAACCTTAGAATTCTTCTTATTAAAAGGTGATGATGCTTTGTTCAGAATGTTCTATTCTGCAGCAAACCATTTGTCTTTTGGCGGGGATACAAAATACACCTTTGTATTGTTTGGTGGAATTTTGGGGAGTATTTACAGTTTTTTACAGTTTATCGCAGCACCAGTTTGGGGAAGATTTTCTGATCACTCGGGAAGGCGCGCCATTTTACTTTTTACAACCCTTGGAAACACCATTGGATATATCCTTTGGTTGTTTTCCTCCCAGTTCTGGATGTTTGTTCTCAGCCGCGTGATTACGGGAATGATGGGAGGAAACTTATCTGTGGCCTCTGCCGCAATGGCCGACCAAACCGATGAAAAATCTAGAGCGGCAGGGATGGGGTTCTTGGGAGCCGGAATTGGTCTTGGGTTTGTGATGGGTCCACTTCTTGGAGGGATTAGTTCGCAGTGGAATTTTTTGGACTCCTTTTATAAGGAAGGTTCGATGGTCGTGTTTCCTGCTTCTGCTTTATTTGCGATTCTTGTTTCGCTTCTGACTGTCATTTTGGTTTTTGTTTTTTTACCACATAACAAACCGGAAGTGGTTCCAGAAAAAGAAATCCATCCATTTTTATCTTTAAAGAAAATAGAATCTCGAAATTTGGTACGTATTTCTTTATTAAATCTACTATTTGTTCTTAGTTTTTCTGGATTTGAATTTGTTGTGAATTTTTTTCTTTCTGATACCTTTCAATTTTCTCCCAAAGAGATCGGATTTACTTTTTTATACATTGGAATCATCATCATACTGGTGCAAGGTGGGGTGGTGCGGAGACTTTCTGGAAAAATTTCAGAAAAACGAATTTCTCTTTATGGGGCAGTCCTTGTCGTGATAGGAATGGGCCTTCTTGTTTCCTTTGGAACCAATTTCCCAGGGCTTTTTGTTTCCTTATTCTTTTTGGCTTTTGGAAGTGCGCTCGTCAATCCAGGATTATCTTCTTTTGCTTCATTAGAAAGCGGAAAAGGGGATCTCGGACGATCCCTCGGACTCTTTCGAAGTTTTGGTTCCCTCGGAAGAGCCGTCTCTCCTGTCGCATTCTCTTTGTTATACTTTCAAAAAGGACCAAACTTGGCCTTCTTTGTATCTTTTGTCCTTCTTGTTGGATTTGGATTTTTACTGTTTACACAAAAAGAAAAAACAACTTAA